A genomic window from Flavobacterium azooxidireducens includes:
- a CDS encoding PorP/SprF family type IX secretion system membrane protein: MIKKYVIVLILTGFVFADLQAQDAPVLTFTIPTQNTLLLNRFMMNPTFSVVRENDSYLTLYHRNQWIQFDDSPELYMLSYSGKHGERAGVGIGIYQQNLGIITSFGGVGNYAYQIPIREKIKLTLGFNIAYYNSGVDRNRAVTNEPDPAIMALRNNSILTIKPGLNVTWGSFDFGVYAENFVDYDFKSSEMVQDYSQKTYTGHAMYHHQMQNQEGLFENGFFRLIARGKMNQTDDFVYGGSVITNFPNLGWVQAGIDDFFGVSIGVGAHFTKKLSLGYTYERVINDGLVNFGPTHEITISYRFAGKESEETYNRKSSKKKPTAVVRKPKVLKETEEFEEEYEDDFAEEEYEDMAEEPIIIEPAPKKKKSVLKKKKPSKAIAEVEEEEEFDEEETMKSYNKDIEIEKLKMTLDENNLKLLEIIVKQDSLENMKKADFEKRIENMMQYIERLEVTIAEKDCNCDPKTTVVTEEKTVETTTKTTVKNAETPVVKEDKNDLNSKLSAMKSSTKKEEIKLPSTKNNSKNTDLESKISKLKKEEPKTNTNSKFSLTDEEIKEYYSRLTDKKRATAKKGNYLQVDNQEPGFYIISNVFSDPAFADDFINKLKKRGIKANYFINPKNNFRYVYLTKHPQWSEALISYYTNVDNTYFDEIWIMNINIK; the protein is encoded by the coding sequence ATGATAAAAAAGTACGTAATCGTTTTAATCTTAACAGGATTTGTGTTTGCCGATTTGCAAGCACAAGATGCTCCTGTTTTGACGTTTACGATACCTACGCAAAATACTTTATTGTTAAATCGATTTATGATGAATCCGACTTTTTCGGTTGTTCGTGAAAACGATTCATACCTCACACTTTACCACAGAAATCAATGGATTCAATTTGATGATTCGCCGGAATTATATATGCTTTCTTATTCAGGTAAACACGGTGAAAGAGCAGGAGTGGGGATTGGAATTTATCAACAGAATTTAGGAATTATTACCAGTTTTGGTGGAGTTGGAAACTATGCTTATCAAATTCCGATTCGTGAAAAAATAAAGTTGACTTTAGGTTTCAACATCGCTTATTACAACAGTGGTGTGGACCGAAACAGAGCCGTAACCAACGAACCTGATCCGGCCATTATGGCGTTGCGAAATAATTCGATATTAACAATAAAACCGGGTTTGAATGTAACCTGGGGAAGTTTTGACTTTGGAGTTTATGCCGAAAATTTTGTGGATTATGATTTTAAATCCAGCGAAATGGTTCAGGATTATTCGCAAAAAACGTACACCGGACATGCAATGTATCATCATCAAATGCAAAATCAGGAAGGGTTGTTTGAAAACGGTTTTTTCAGATTAATTGCCCGTGGAAAAATGAATCAGACGGATGATTTTGTGTATGGCGGTTCGGTGATTACCAACTTCCCGAATTTAGGTTGGGTTCAAGCCGGAATTGATGATTTTTTTGGAGTAAGTATTGGCGTTGGAGCTCATTTCACCAAAAAATTGTCTTTAGGTTATACCTATGAAAGAGTAATCAATGATGGTTTAGTGAATTTTGGTCCAACGCACGAAATCACGATTTCCTATCGATTTGCAGGAAAGGAGAGCGAAGAAACATACAACAGAAAATCATCAAAAAAAAAGCCTACAGCAGTTGTTAGAAAGCCAAAAGTGTTGAAAGAAACAGAAGAATTTGAAGAAGAATACGAAGACGATTTTGCCGAAGAAGAATATGAAGATATGGCCGAAGAACCAATTATCATTGAGCCTGCTCCAAAGAAGAAAAAATCGGTTTTGAAAAAGAAAAAACCATCAAAAGCGATTGCTGAAGTTGAAGAAGAAGAAGAATTTGATGAAGAAGAAACAATGAAATCCTACAACAAAGACATCGAAATTGAAAAATTAAAAATGACGTTGGACGAAAATAATTTAAAATTATTGGAAATCATTGTTAAACAAGATTCGCTTGAAAATATGAAAAAAGCCGATTTTGAAAAACGAATTGAAAATATGATGCAATACATCGAACGATTAGAAGTAACCATTGCCGAAAAAGATTGCAATTGCGATCCAAAAACAACAGTAGTTACGGAAGAAAAAACGGTGGAAACGACAACAAAAACCACTGTAAAAAACGCTGAAACTCCTGTAGTAAAAGAAGACAAAAATGATTTGAACAGCAAATTATCAGCGATGAAATCATCAACTAAAAAAGAAGAAATTAAATTGCCATCAACTAAAAATAATTCAAAAAATACTGATTTGGAATCTAAAATTTCCAAACTCAAAAAAGAAGAACCAAAAACAAATACCAATTCAAAATTTTCCCTAACCGATGAAGAAATCAAAGAGTATTATTCCAGACTGACCGACAAAAAAAGAGCTACTGCCAAAAAAGGAAACTATTTGCAGGTAGATAATCAAGAACCCGGATTCTACATTATTTCCAATGTTTTTTCTGATCCTGCTTTTGCCGATGATTTTATCAATAAGCTAAAAAAGCGAGGAATTAAAGCCAATTATTTTATTAACCCAAAAAACAATTTCAGGTATGTCTATTTAACCAAACATCCGCAATGGAGTGAAGCCCTAATCTCCTATTACACGAATGTTGACAACACCTACTTTGATGAAATTTGGATTATGAACATTAACATAAAATAA